From a region of the Atribacteraceae bacterium genome:
- a CDS encoding DUF308 domain-containing protein codes for MYERTILSSDWMALVFKGVLILLFGILTLVSPGLTAIVPLIFLGLVLLFNGIMFLMLASRPSFRRWFYLTEGVINLITGFLVFFRPGVAFLTIIWSFGIWLLVSGAFTLLAAFDFSQSISNPGRLFQVINGVLVLIFSWLSIKYPLSGALVLSPSLGLFAILVGTGLLLSCYYLHRTPRGIPKKTLKKPF; via the coding sequence ATGTACGAACGAACGATCCTGTCCAGTGATTGGATGGCCCTGGTCTTCAAGGGGGTGCTGATTCTACTTTTCGGAATTCTGACTTTGGTCAGTCCGGGTTTAACCGCGATCGTCCCGCTGATTTTCCTCGGATTGGTCCTCCTGTTCAACGGGATCATGTTTCTCATGCTCGCTTCCCGACCATCGTTCCGGCGCTGGTTTTACCTCACAGAAGGAGTGATCAACCTGATAACCGGATTTCTGGTTTTTTTCCGGCCCGGTGTCGCGTTTTTGACCATCATCTGGAGTTTCGGTATCTGGCTTTTAGTCAGTGGAGCGTTCACCCTGCTCGCCGCCTTTGATTTTTCACAGAGCATTTCCAACCCGGGGCGCCTGTTCCAGGTCATAAACGGAGTCCTGGTCCTCATTTTCAGTTGGCTTTCAATCAAATACCCCCTCTCCGGAGCCCTGGTTCTCTCCCCGTCCCTGGGGTTATTCGCCATCCTGGTGGGAACGGGCCTCCTCTTATCATGCTATTATTTGCATAGAACGCCCAGGGGTATACCCAAAAAAACACTGAAAAAACCATTTTGA